The Nocardioides panzhihuensis genome has a segment encoding these proteins:
- a CDS encoding GMC family oxidoreductase, translating to MSQELTSDYVVVGAGSAGAVLAARLSEDPGVQVTLLEAGQRDKGMNIHIPAAFSKLFQTEHDWDYSTEPQPELGGRRIYWPRGRMLGGCSSMNAMMWVKGFQADYEEWGAAAGPEWGWDAVKKTYARLEDVEDATALDGIGGPVRVERQRSPRACTESFLQAAEQAGYPRGRANGPNPEAFVETMVTQRRGARWSTAAAYLKPAAKRANLRVVTGAQVSRVTFDGSRATGVEAVVDGQRTTITARREVILSGGAINTPQLLMLSGIGPAAQLKGFGIDVVHDAKEVGENLADHLVAGIGWEVETGSLATAESLRQLADYLLRRRGMLTSNVGEAYGFLRSRPDLDAPDIEMIFAPAGFFDEGLIAFQGEGVVAGPILVDPASRGRITLASTDPSAKAVIDPRYLSDPEGRDRAAMVEGVRVALEIASQPSLKPILGRFLRPDVPTDSTAEEVADAILERHAHTLYHPTGTCRMGTDEASVVDPRLRVRGVEGLRVADASIMPRIVRGHTNAPSILIGERAAELIATDRAPQRTL from the coding sequence ATGAGCCAGGAACTGACCAGCGACTACGTGGTGGTGGGGGCCGGATCGGCGGGCGCCGTGCTCGCGGCGCGGCTCAGCGAGGACCCGGGGGTCCAGGTGACTCTGCTGGAGGCCGGGCAGCGCGACAAGGGTATGAACATCCACATTCCGGCCGCGTTCTCGAAGCTCTTCCAGACCGAGCACGACTGGGACTACTCCACCGAGCCACAGCCCGAGCTCGGCGGCCGGAGGATCTACTGGCCACGCGGCCGGATGCTCGGTGGCTGCTCCTCGATGAACGCGATGATGTGGGTCAAGGGCTTCCAGGCCGACTACGAGGAATGGGGCGCGGCCGCCGGACCCGAGTGGGGCTGGGATGCCGTCAAGAAGACGTACGCACGGCTCGAGGACGTCGAGGACGCCACCGCTCTGGACGGTATCGGCGGCCCGGTCCGCGTCGAGCGGCAGCGAAGCCCGCGTGCCTGCACCGAGTCGTTCCTGCAGGCCGCCGAGCAGGCTGGCTACCCGCGCGGGCGGGCCAACGGCCCCAACCCCGAGGCGTTCGTCGAGACCATGGTCACCCAGCGCAGGGGAGCCCGGTGGAGCACGGCCGCCGCCTACCTCAAGCCCGCCGCCAAGCGCGCCAACCTGAGAGTGGTCACCGGTGCCCAGGTCTCCCGGGTGACCTTCGACGGCAGTCGGGCGACCGGGGTCGAGGCCGTCGTCGACGGCCAGCGGACGACGATCACCGCCCGCCGTGAGGTGATCCTCTCCGGCGGCGCGATCAACACCCCGCAGCTGCTGATGCTCTCCGGGATCGGGCCGGCCGCCCAGCTGAAGGGCTTCGGCATCGACGTCGTCCATGACGCGAAGGAGGTGGGGGAGAACCTCGCCGACCATCTCGTCGCCGGTATCGGCTGGGAGGTCGAGACCGGGTCGCTGGCGACCGCGGAGTCGCTGCGGCAGCTGGCCGACTACCTGCTGCGCAGGCGCGGGATGCTCACCTCGAACGTCGGGGAGGCGTACGGCTTCCTCCGCTCGCGCCCGGACCTGGACGCCCCCGACATCGAGATGATCTTCGCCCCCGCCGGGTTCTTCGATGAGGGCCTGATCGCCTTCCAAGGTGAGGGGGTCGTCGCCGGTCCCATCCTCGTCGACCCGGCCAGCCGCGGCCGGATCACGCTCGCTTCCACCGACCCGTCCGCCAAGGCGGTCATCGACCCGCGCTACCTCTCCGACCCCGAGGGCAGGGACCGCGCCGCGATGGTCGAGGGCGTCCGGGTGGCTCTGGAGATCGCCTCCCAGCCCTCGCTCAAACCGATCCTCGGCAGGTTCCTGCGCCCCGACGTCCCGACCGACTCGACCGCGGAGGAGGTCGCCGACGCGATCCTGGAGCGCCACGCGCACACCCTCTACCATCCCACCGGCACCTGCCGGATGGGCACGGACGAGGCCAGCGTGGTCGACCCCCGGCTGCGCGTACGCGGCGTCGAGGGCCTCCGCGTCGCCGACGCCTCGATCATGCCCAGGATCGTGCGCGGCCACACCAACGCACCGTCGATCCTCATCGGCGAGCGCGCCGCCGAGCTCATCGCGACCGACCGGGCGCCTCAGCGGACCCTTTGA
- a CDS encoding tyrosine-type recombinase/integrase, with translation MSTLENDPQTPSTDLAVTESVRELFLDDLGELPRGKRAEALARRFLLSYAGHTRAAYGRDLADWFSWCAALEIDPLAANRAMVDGYARHLETRRSPATIARRLSAIAGFYRYGVAEGALTTSPAEHIKRPKTSNDSQTLGMDRGEARAFLAAAREHSSRAAALVTLLLHDGLRISEALGADVTDLSHSRGHRILTITRKGGARRDVVLNPATSQALDSYLDARVDGPVFVTSTGNRWHRSEAFRLIRRLGAAAGVEHGDKLSPHSLRHTFVTLAREAGVPLEDVQDAAGHADPRTTRRYDRGRHNLDRHPAYALGAFLAD, from the coding sequence GTGAGCACGCTCGAGAACGATCCGCAGACCCCCTCCACAGACCTGGCGGTGACGGAATCCGTCAGAGAGCTGTTCCTCGACGACCTCGGGGAGCTGCCCCGAGGAAAACGTGCCGAGGCCCTCGCCCGCAGGTTCCTGCTCTCCTACGCAGGGCACACCCGCGCGGCGTACGGAAGAGACCTCGCCGACTGGTTCAGCTGGTGCGCGGCGTTGGAGATCGACCCGCTCGCCGCCAACCGTGCGATGGTCGACGGCTATGCCCGCCACCTGGAGACGCGGCGCAGCCCGGCAACGATCGCCCGGCGGCTCTCCGCGATCGCCGGCTTCTACCGATACGGCGTGGCCGAGGGCGCCCTGACCACATCGCCGGCCGAGCACATCAAGCGCCCCAAGACAAGCAACGACTCCCAGACGCTGGGCATGGACAGGGGAGAGGCACGGGCGTTCCTCGCCGCCGCACGCGAGCACTCCAGCCGCGCCGCGGCGCTCGTGACCCTTCTGCTCCACGACGGCCTGCGCATCTCCGAGGCTCTCGGCGCCGACGTGACCGATCTCAGCCACTCCCGCGGCCACCGCATCCTGACCATCACCCGCAAGGGCGGCGCTCGCCGCGACGTCGTCCTCAACCCGGCGACGTCACAGGCGCTCGACAGCTACCTCGACGCCCGAGTCGATGGCCCGGTCTTCGTCACGAGCACCGGCAACCGCTGGCACCGCTCCGAGGCCTTCCGTCTCATCCGCCGCCTCGGCGCCGCCGCCGGCGTCGAGCACGGCGACAAGCTCTCTCCGCACAGCCTCCGCCACACCTTCGTCACCCTGGCCCGCGAGGCCGGCGTACCTCTCGAGGACGTCCAGGACGCCGCCGGTCACGCCGACCCCCGCACCACCCGCCGCTACGACCGCGGCCGGCACAACCTGGACCGCCACCCCGCGTACGCCCTGGGTGCCTTCCTCGCCGACTGA
- a CDS encoding DnaJ domain-containing protein: MSGKFIDAYAVLQVAPDADDAAVRARHRELAKQFHPDRGGRAADGELMMRINRARDVLLDPAARATLDEELARRRRKPTPSKPGGKAPEGAPGPTSLSRDRRWRAQWGSDTPVATPPPDSTSQGPVPPRPARVRPSASRLRQTTRQARSANPALSPRQRPVAPKPPPAATEPPRPQQAGSPTAGAQGVPPQPVAPQQASPPPATQAADKSGNAWSLYSAPLDGVSVASLLASVLLCGPLGFILGIIGLARTADEKRRGRWAAVAGIAISSLTMLVAIGYVMQAISASAP, from the coding sequence ATGAGCGGCAAGTTCATCGACGCCTACGCCGTGCTCCAGGTCGCCCCGGACGCGGACGACGCGGCCGTGCGAGCCCGCCACCGAGAGCTGGCCAAGCAGTTCCACCCGGACCGTGGCGGCCGGGCAGCTGACGGCGAGCTGATGATGCGCATCAACCGGGCGCGTGACGTTCTGCTCGATCCGGCCGCGAGGGCGACGCTCGACGAGGAGCTCGCCAGGCGCCGCCGCAAGCCCACTCCCTCGAAGCCCGGAGGGAAGGCACCCGAAGGCGCCCCAGGCCCAACATCACTGAGCCGCGACCGGCGTTGGCGAGCCCAGTGGGGCAGCGACACTCCCGTTGCAACGCCGCCACCCGACAGCACTTCCCAGGGCCCCGTGCCACCGCGGCCCGCTCGCGTGCGGCCCTCGGCCAGCCGGCTGCGTCAGACCACCCGCCAGGCTCGCTCGGCGAACCCGGCGCTCTCCCCTCGCCAGCGGCCGGTCGCACCGAAGCCACCGCCAGCGGCGACGGAACCGCCTCGTCCTCAGCAGGCCGGCTCGCCGACTGCAGGCGCGCAGGGTGTGCCGCCCCAGCCTGTGGCTCCCCAGCAGGCGAGCCCACCGCCCGCGACTCAGGCGGCAGACAAGTCCGGAAACGCTTGGTCGCTCTACTCCGCGCCGCTCGACGGCGTCTCGGTCGCATCGCTGCTCGCCAGCGTGCTGCTGTGTGGCCCGCTCGGTTTCATCCTCGGCATCATCGGCCTGGCCCGCACCGCCGATGAGAAGCGTCGCGGTCGCTGGGCCGCGGTCGCCGGCATCGCCATCAGCAGCCTCACGATGTTGGTCGCCATCGGCTACGTGATGCAGGCGATATCCGCGTCGGCCCCCTGA
- a CDS encoding response regulator, which yields MTIRVFIVDDQELVRAGCEMVIAAQPDMEVVGTAGDGATALERLAVTRADVVLMDIRMPRVDGVEATRRLRARSDQPRVLVLTTFDFDEYVVAALAAGASGFLVKDAPADELLRAIRSVAGGDAALSPSSTRRLIEHVASDLLPFDPDQGPLVRLTERERDVFWALVRGRSNAEIATELHLAQGTVKLHVGRILTKLELEDRVQVVIFAYENRLVRAGRPLAGESDQQA from the coding sequence GTGACCATCAGGGTCTTCATCGTCGATGACCAGGAGCTCGTACGTGCGGGCTGTGAGATGGTGATCGCCGCCCAGCCGGACATGGAGGTGGTGGGTACCGCCGGTGACGGCGCGACTGCCTTGGAGCGGCTGGCCGTCACACGTGCCGACGTCGTGCTCATGGACATCCGCATGCCACGAGTCGATGGTGTGGAAGCGACCCGGCGGCTGCGGGCTCGAAGTGACCAGCCCCGGGTGCTGGTCCTCACCACGTTCGACTTCGACGAGTACGTCGTCGCAGCGCTGGCGGCCGGTGCCAGTGGCTTCCTGGTCAAGGACGCTCCCGCCGACGAGCTCCTCAGGGCGATCCGATCGGTGGCCGGTGGGGACGCCGCACTGTCTCCGTCTAGCACCCGGCGGCTGATCGAGCACGTCGCGAGCGACCTGCTCCCGTTCGACCCCGACCAGGGACCGCTCGTTCGGTTGACCGAGCGTGAACGGGATGTGTTCTGGGCGCTCGTCCGAGGTCGTTCGAACGCCGAGATCGCCACTGAGCTGCACCTGGCCCAAGGCACCGTCAAGCTCCACGTCGGCAGAATCCTGACCAAGCTGGAGCTCGAGGATCGTGTGCAGGTCGTGATCTTCGCCTACGAGAACCGCCTCGTCCGTGCGGGCCGGCCGCTGGCCGGAGAGTCCGACCAGCAGGCCTGA
- a CDS encoding 2'-5' RNA ligase family protein codes for MTRRAPAGHSVLVVPVPELETYVLERTRHYDDSFVSADPAFVHAHITLLAPFLAEPSASDLERVAKITEAASPWTYDLAAVEMSAGGNIHLAPEPAAPFAALTAELTAAFPQCPPYGGRFEPVPHLTVDHVAGGADLESTRKSLAPVLPARCRADRISLQWYANHGCRLIAEWSLGGAPLPAER; via the coding sequence ATGACGAGACGCGCACCGGCGGGGCACTCGGTGCTGGTCGTGCCGGTGCCGGAGCTGGAGACGTACGTCCTGGAGCGGACGCGACACTACGACGACTCGTTCGTTTCGGCCGATCCCGCATTCGTCCATGCGCACATCACCCTGTTGGCGCCCTTCCTGGCGGAGCCGTCGGCGAGCGATCTGGAGCGGGTCGCGAAGATCACGGAGGCCGCCTCGCCCTGGACCTATGACCTCGCCGCGGTCGAGATGTCCGCCGGCGGCAACATCCATCTGGCTCCGGAGCCGGCCGCGCCGTTCGCGGCCCTCACCGCCGAGCTGACTGCCGCGTTCCCGCAGTGCCCACCCTATGGAGGGCGATTCGAGCCGGTGCCACACCTGACCGTCGACCACGTCGCCGGGGGAGCGGACCTCGAGTCGACACGTAAGTCGCTCGCCCCCGTGCTGCCGGCGCGGTGCCGTGCCGACCGGATCAGCCTGCAGTGGTACGCCAACCACGGCTGCCGGCTGATCGCCGAGTGGTCACTGGGTGGGGCGCCGCTGCCGGCCGAGCGATGA